The bacterium region GACACTACCTCGCGGCTCTCGATCGCGAACTCGACACCGATCCGACCGACACCGATTCGCCGTTCTGACGAGAAACCAGCACTCGCGCGCGACCACGGCTAGATGATCAGATTTCTACGGTTTCTCGTGATCGCCAACAATTCGGGCCCTCTCAAGATGATGACGTGCCCCCCCGACACCTGGGAGGTCTTCGCCTGCAATGTGCATCCGAGCCACTGGCGCCGCGGCTTTGGCTCCGACCTCATGACCGCAATGCTGTCTCGCCTCAATCGGGAAGGTGCCAAGATGTGCACCCTGTGGGTTCTTGAAGGCAATCTGCGAGCAAGGGAGTTCTACGGCTCGCTAGGTTTCTCCGAAGACGCCAGCACGCGAATCGAGGCGGCGAACACGCGGTACCCGCTGTCTGAACTGCGATATGCCCGGGCCATACGTGCCGCCTGACCACGCGCTACGCCGGCGCGACCGCCTTCAACCCGGGACGAAGCGGACCTTCAGATTGCGACCTTCCGAGCATCGCGAAATCGGGCGCGCGTTGCAGCGTAGAGGTAGGAGCGCCGACTCTGCT contains the following coding sequences:
- a CDS encoding GNAT family N-acetyltransferase; amino-acid sequence: MIRFLRFLVIANNSGPLKMMTCPPDTWEVFACNVHPSHWRRGFGSDLMTAMLSRLNREGAKMCTLWVLEGNLRAREFYGSLGFSEDASTRIEAANTRYPLSELRYARAIRAA